The proteins below are encoded in one region of Sulfolobus sp. A20:
- a CDS encoding MFS transporter, translating into MEESSKFRSPYGEYTIIIDRTGRKYRVGEDVKAITKKLLGYPIGRRLLLLGAWMSFFFGSVLEYGWGAASTTVISHYGWSLAEGFFNYTAYVLFQATITALIFQWLRERGLISPRRALLFGGAMLMIAYYLFANSFQPWIAYVGYAAIGGVGAGLGYAVGGAVVNKWFPEKRGWRLGLANGAWAYGAVPFILLYIYYFNQSDFQTILYITGLTIGIGLMIAGLLVVDPPKYWWPKDVDPIAAREARLKSRELRVNPPPVAQWTPREMLATPQGKAQMASFTLALAASLFNVSFYAPFGAAMGFSGGVAFAVGAAGFAFTDGLGRPFQGFISSLIGRRKALTIFYAFMGLGGLGVLYAGLAHIAWLWAILAVATGAVSGACFVFDWLIIADYFGENYIGRNWSIPYALKVVGGAFGGIVAATILTLVSGGTWADVVTSAPITITNFAWSVVFWIGAVFSLIAAALVWFVEKPPTLEQYIKVRQKLREPIPPEIQQKLKGGR; encoded by the coding sequence ATGGAAGAGTCTAGCAAATTTAGATCTCCATACGGAGAGTATACAATTATAATCGACAGAACCGGTAGGAAGTACAGAGTAGGTGAGGACGTTAAAGCGATAACGAAGAAATTGCTAGGTTATCCAATAGGTAGAAGATTACTCCTTCTTGGAGCTTGGATGTCGTTCTTCTTCGGAAGCGTGCTTGAGTATGGATGGGGTGCAGCTTCGACAACAGTTATTTCCCATTATGGATGGTCCTTAGCTGAGGGATTCTTTAACTATACTGCTTATGTACTTTTTCAAGCTACAATAACCGCTTTAATCTTTCAATGGCTTAGGGAAAGAGGCTTGATAAGCCCTAGAAGAGCCCTTCTTTTTGGAGGAGCAATGTTGATGATTGCATATTACCTTTTTGCTAATTCATTTCAGCCTTGGATAGCGTATGTTGGATACGCCGCGATAGGTGGTGTAGGTGCCGGACTAGGATACGCCGTAGGTGGTGCTGTAGTAAATAAATGGTTCCCAGAGAAAAGGGGATGGAGGTTAGGACTTGCTAATGGTGCATGGGCCTATGGAGCTGTACCCTTTATACTACTCTACATTTACTACTTTAATCAAAGCGATTTTCAGACGATCTTGTATATTACGGGTTTAACTATCGGCATAGGTTTGATGATAGCTGGACTACTAGTAGTAGATCCACCAAAATATTGGTGGCCAAAAGATGTAGATCCTATAGCTGCAAGAGAAGCTAGGTTAAAATCGAGGGAGCTAAGGGTTAATCCACCTCCAGTAGCTCAATGGACACCGAGAGAAATGCTTGCTACACCACAAGGTAAAGCTCAAATGGCATCTTTCACTCTCGCATTAGCTGCGTCTCTATTTAATGTGTCCTTTTACGCTCCATTTGGAGCAGCTATGGGATTCAGTGGTGGTGTGGCCTTCGCGGTAGGTGCAGCTGGTTTCGCCTTCACTGATGGATTAGGAAGACCATTCCAAGGTTTTATTTCAAGCCTCATTGGTAGAAGGAAAGCTTTAACTATATTCTATGCATTTATGGGATTAGGAGGCCTTGGCGTACTTTATGCTGGTCTCGCTCACATAGCGTGGTTATGGGCAATTTTAGCTGTAGCTACAGGTGCTGTCTCCGGAGCCTGCTTTGTCTTCGATTGGCTAATAATAGCTGACTATTTCGGCGAAAATTATATAGGCAGAAACTGGAGCATACCGTATGCATTAAAAGTAGTCGGTGGAGCTTTCGGGGGAATTGTAGCTGCAACTATACTAACTCTTGTTTCAGGGGGGACATGGGCTGATGTAGTAACTAGCGCACCAATAACAATAACCAACTTTGCTTGGTCAGTAGTGTTCTGGATAGGCGCGGTCTTTTCGTTGATAGCCGCAGCCTTAGTATGGTTTGTCGAGAAACCTCCTACATTAGAACAATACATAAAGGTAAGACAGAAATTAAGGGAGCCAATTCCACCCGAGATTCAACAAAAATTGAAAGGAGGTAGATAA